In Paenibacillus protaetiae, the genomic stretch TTTCCGTAAGGCTGGAAGAAGATGCCGAGGAGCAGGAATCGGCGCTTGCTTAAGCAAGCGATCGGCTTCTGCTTTAGCGCAGCAGCACGCGGAGCCTGACCTCAGCGGCAGGTTCGATCAAGCGGTTGTGGCCGCAGGCAGATGCCGATCCTTGTATCGCAGACACAGCCTGGCTGAAAGTATGATGGATGGGAGATGGACAAGAGATGAGCTTTTTCAAAAAGTTGAAAGATAGCATTGCCAGCAAAGCGGAAGCTGTCACCAGCGTATTTAAAGAAGGGCTGAGCAAAACCCGTTCCGCTATTGTTGAGAAAGTGGAAGAGCTGATTACACGCCGCAAAAAAATCGACGAGGAATTTTACGAAGAGCTGGAAGAAATTCTCATCGGTGCGGACGTTGGCGTAACCACTGTCATGAAGCTGATCGACGAGCTTCGCGCCGAAGTGAAAGCGCGCAAAATTGAACAGGCAGCCGAGCTGCAGCCGATTTTGTCCGAGAAGCTGGTCGGCTTGCTCAAAGGCGGCGGCGATCCGGGCCTCAACATGTCGGCTGACGGCATTACCGTATACTTGTTCGTAGGCGTCAACGGGGTTGGCAAAACAACAACCATCGGCAAGCTGGCCCATAAATTTAAAAGCGAAGGCAAAAACGTGCTGCTTGCGGCGGGCGATACGTTCCGCGCGGGCGCCATCGAGCAGTTGGAAGTGTGGGGGCAGCGCGTTGGCGTTGACGTCATCAAGCAGCAGTCGGGTTCCGACCCGGCAGCAGTCATGTTCGACGCGGTACAGGCGGCCAAGCAGCGCCAGGTGGACGTTCTGCTGTGCGATACGGCAGGCAGGCTGCAAAATAAAACGAACCTGATGGAAGAGCTGAACAAAATATTTCGTGTTATTCAGCGCGAGCTTCCGGATGCTCCGCACGAAGTGCTTCTCGTGCTGGACGCGACAACGGGGCAAAACGCGCTCAGCCAGGCGAAGCTGTTTGGCGAAAAAAGCGGCGTAACCGGCCTCGTATTGACGAAACTGGACGGTACGGCCAAAGGCGGCATCGTTATTGCAATCCGCAATGAGCTGAATTTGCCGGTGAAGCTTGTCGGGCTTGGCGAAAAGATGGGCGATCTGCAGGAATTTGATTCCGAGCAGTTTGTGCATGCTTTATTTGCCGGGCTGATCCAGCAGGAGACGGCTGCGGACGACGCGGAGGAAAGCCGCTAAACGCGGCTTTTCGTGCTGACAAGTACAAAAGCTTGACAGTCATCTAGGCTATCCTGTATGATAAAAGTCGTTGGTTTGGTGTAAAGGCTTTTCCCTTGACGGAAGGAGGCCTGCCACTATGGCAGTTCAAGAGCCACATGCCCTTGCTAAGACGACTCGGATCAATGCATTATTTGATTTTTATGAACCTCTGCTGACTGAGAAACAGCGGACGTTCCTGAAATATTATTTTCTGGACGATTATTCGCTTGGCGAAATCGCTTCGGAATCCGGCATTAGCCGTCAAGCGGTATACGAACATATCAAGCGCGCACAGAACGCGCTGGAAGAATACGAAAGCAAGCTGAAGCTGCTCGAGAGGCATGAGCGGGTCAGCCGGACGGCCGGCGAGCTTGCTGAAGTGATCCATACGCTTTCGCTTCAAGATCAGGATAAACAATTGCTGAA encodes the following:
- the ftsY gene encoding signal recognition particle-docking protein FtsY, with the translated sequence MSFFKKLKDSIASKAEAVTSVFKEGLSKTRSAIVEKVEELITRRKKIDEEFYEELEEILIGADVGVTTVMKLIDELRAEVKARKIEQAAELQPILSEKLVGLLKGGGDPGLNMSADGITVYLFVGVNGVGKTTTIGKLAHKFKSEGKNVLLAAGDTFRAGAIEQLEVWGQRVGVDVIKQQSGSDPAAVMFDAVQAAKQRQVDVLLCDTAGRLQNKTNLMEELNKIFRVIQRELPDAPHEVLLVLDATTGQNALSQAKLFGEKSGVTGLVLTKLDGTAKGGIVIAIRNELNLPVKLVGLGEKMGDLQEFDSEQFVHALFAGLIQQETAADDAEESR
- the ylxM gene encoding YlxM family DNA-binding protein; this translates as MAVQEPHALAKTTRINALFDFYEPLLTEKQRTFLKYYFLDDYSLGEIASESGISRQAVYEHIKRAQNALEEYESKLKLLERHERVSRTAGELAEVIHTLSLQDQDKQLLKSAIDRLMQME